In Zonotrichia albicollis isolate bZonAlb1 chromosome 3, bZonAlb1.hap1, whole genome shotgun sequence, a single window of DNA contains:
- the ANKEF1 gene encoding ankyrin repeat and EF-hand domain-containing protein 1 isoform X1 — MAAAEAGDGPAAAAEEGEGPAAAAESPAAAAEAGEGPAEATEGPAAAAEEGEGPAAAAEGPAAAAKAGEGSDAAAEAGEGSDAAAEAGEGPDAAAEAGEGPDAAAEGPAATAESPAAAAEGPAATAEGPAAAAKAGEGPDAAAEAGEGSAATPEPSAPSPSESISLKKENRPYPGMLPVDKRLLNLQIYKLLQCVHEKDKKQIENLIQKGFPDLINYTEPKEGYSALHVATMKNDIEMCRFLLEHGASPNVHDNMGCTPAMKAAEQGFEAILELLATAKADMTAGDNEGKGVLFYCLVPTVRHTHCLEIALDYGADVNSCTTTGRSLLLEACENAHEVKDMCLIFLEKGADPHARDPCERSVLPQATGRTAVMEAAREGAADVVLALLQRGANVNLFDFDRHSAAHFAAKGGFLEILAIISGYGADLKLVAMSGNTPLHYAAEGGFTDCCRYIGQRGCDPTWTNLLKLTARDVAKGGGFKAAVTVLRKAEKAARKPDKTLDWYLKVYDWSLQHEEAIRKEFEIDEEDEGIVSKRDFMAVIRKHWGTVDQEQIEILARKHEVSSDKISLDDFFKGSRYLQKNFLLSSFGPKPKKKKKPPRRRGKKGLPVPVCVVPQSERPLREDGLPTYMVEAVPTIPEEQRLKRALHAAHPVFDDRAWYMEEPSKTLMDINYLVREGDFVSLQRAFDQGVPVDMKDIYYKTPLMVACASGNIVLVEFLLEKGADVNATDNFRWTPLHHACYNGHLDIAELLVKAGAAVNAPSIGEATPLMRAVEACRLDMVYFLITAGADVEALNSNGRSALDLAEIFEDAAIIELLENQLKILAEEREKEEAKQAKQSKGGKPKPPEPPKSVKTESPDGSPPPEEEAVPEKPKSSRKDSSAYWQSLAPREDKNDISFRPRKIWSPDATAMQLAEQRVLLSERAALCGHMADFTTLFNRKFEK, encoded by the exons ATGGCGGCCGCTGAAGCGGGCGACGGTCCGGCTGCGGCCGCTGAGGAAGGCGAGGGTCCGGCTGCGGCCGCTGAGAGTCCGGCGGCGGCCGCTGAGGCGGGCGAGGGTCCGGCTGAGGCCACCGAGGGTCCGGCGGCGGCCGCTGAGGAAGGCGAGGGTCCGGCAGCGGCCGCCGAGGGTCCGGCAGCGGCCGCTAAGGCGGGCGAGGGTTCGGATGCTGCCGCTGAGGCGGGCGAGGGTTCGGATGCTGCCGCTGAGGCGGGCGAGGGTCCGGATGCTGCCGCTGAGGCGGGCGAGGGTCCGGATGCTGCCGCTGAGGGACCGGCAGCGACCGCCGAGAGTCCGGCTGCTGCCGCTGAGGGACCGGCAGCGACCGCCGAGGGTCCGGCTGCAGCCGCTAAGGCGGGCGAGGGTCCGGATGCTGCCGCTGAGGCGGGCGAGGGTTCGGCGGCGACCCCCGAGCCCTCAGCGCCCTCCCCCTCAG AAAGTATTtccttgaaaaaagaaaatcgtCCCTATCCTGGGATGCTACCAGTAGATAAGAGGCTTCTAAACTTACAGATCTACAAACTTCTACAGTGTGTTCACGAGAAAGACAAGAAGCAAATAGAAAACCTGATCCAGAAGGGGTTCCCAGATCTGATTAATTACACAGAGCCCAAGGAAGGATACAGTGCCTTGCACGTGGCCACCATGAAGAACGACATTGAGATGTGCCGCTTCCTGCTGGAGCACGGAGCGAGCCCCAACGTCCACGACAACATGGGGTGCACGCCAGCCATGAAggcagctgagcagggctttgAGGCCATTCTGGAACTACTAGCAACAGCTAAAGCAGACATGACTGCTGGGGATAATGAAGGGAAAG GTGTTTTGTTTTACTGCCTTGTACCTACAGTTCGCCATACCCACTGCCTGGAGATTGCCTTGGATTATGGTGCAGATGTCAACAGCTGTACCACGACTGGGAGGTCTCTGCTTCTAGAAGCCTGTGAGAATGCTCATGAGGTTAAAGATATGTGCCTCATTTTCTTGGAGAAAGGAGCAGATCCCCATGCAAGAGACCCG TGCGAGCGCTCTGTGCTGCCGCAGGCCACGGGGCGCACGGCGGTGATGGAGGCGGCTCGCGAGGGCGCGGCAGACGtggtgctggctctgctgcagcggGGAGCCAACGTGAACCTCTTCGACTTCGACAGACACAGCGCTGCGCACTTTGCGGCCAAAGGAGGCTTCCTTGAG ATTCTGGCGATTATTTCAGGTTATGGTGCAGACTTGAAACTGGTTGCTATGAGTGGTAACACACCACTTCATTATGCTGCAGAGGGAGGATTTACAGACTGCTGCAGGTATATAGGACAAAGAG GCTGTGATCCTACATGGACCAACTTGTTAAAGCTGACCGCAAGGGATGTTGCCAAGGGCGGTGGGTTCAAAGCAGCAGTAACAGTGCTGCGCAAAGCTGAAAAAGCCGCAAGGAAGCCAGATAAGACCCTTGACTGGTACCTGAAGGTGTACGACTGGTCCCTGCAGCACGAGGAAGCCATCCGCAAGGAGTTTGAGATTGATGAGGAAGACGAGGGGATAGTATCCAAAAGGGATTTCATGGCAGTCATTCGGAAGCACTGGGGCACCGTGGATCAGGAACAAATAGAAATTCTTGCTAGAAAGCATGAAGTATCTTCTGACAAGATCAGCCtggatgatttttttaaaggctcAAGATACCTGCAGAAAAATTTTCTGCTCTCATCCTTTGGGCCCAAaccaaagaagaagaagaagccaCCGAGAAGGAGAGGCAAGAAAGGCCTCCCTGTGCCAGTGTGCGTGGTGCCCCAGAGTGAACGCCCCCTCAGGGAAGATGGCCTCCCTACCTACATGGTGGAGGCTGTCCCCACCATCCCCGAGGAGCAGCGATTGAAACGCGCCCTCCACGCCGCCCACCCCGTGTTCGATGACCGTGCCTGGTACATGGAGGAGCCCAGTAAAACCCTCATGGATATCAACTACCTGGTCAGAGAAGGAGACTTTGTGTCTCTGCAGAGAGCCTTCGACCAGGGCGTGCCAGTAGACATGAAAGATATATATTACAAAACACCTTTGATGGTTGCATGTGCAAGTGGCAACATAGTTCTTGTGGAGTTTCTTCTGGAAAAGGG GGCTGATGTGAATGCAACAGACAACTTCCGGTGGACCCCTCTGCACCATGCCTGCTACAACGGACACCTGGACATCGCGGAGCTGCTGGTGAAGGCTGGAGCAGCCGTCAATGCCCCGTCCATAGGCGAGGCCACCCCGCTGATGAGAGCCGTTGAGGCCTGCAGGCTGGACATGGTCTATTTCTTAATCACTGCAGGTGCTGACGTCGAGGCTTTAAACAGCAATG gaaGGAGTGCTCTTGATCTTGCTGAAATATTTGAAGATGCTGCAATAATTGAACTGCTTGAAAATCAACTGAAAATTTTGGCAGAAGAACgagaaaaagaagaagcaaagcaagcaaagcaaagcaaaggtgGGAAGCCAAAACCACCAGAGCCACCGAAATCTGTGAAAACAGAG TCTCCAGATGGATCTCCGCCACCTGAGGAAGAAGCTGTTCCTGAAAAGCCAAAGAGTTCCCGTAAGGACAGTTCTGCTTATTGGCAATCCTTGGCACCGAGAGAAGACAAAAATGACATCTCCTTCAGACCCAGGAAA ATATGGAGCCCTGATGCCACAGCAATGCAGCTTGCAGAACAGCGAGTATTGCTCAGTGAACGCGCTGCTCTTTGTGGTCACATGGCAGATTTTACAACCCTCTTCAATAGAAAATTTGAGAAATAA
- the ANKEF1 gene encoding ankyrin repeat and EF-hand domain-containing protein 1 isoform X4: MAAAEAGDGPAAAAEEGEGPAAAAESPAAAAEAGEGPAEATEGPAAAAEEGEGPAAAAEGPAAAAKAGEGSDAAAEAGEGPDAAAEGPAATAESPAAAAEGPAATAEGPAAAAKAGEGPDAAAEAGEGSAATPEPSAPSPSESISLKKENRPYPGMLPVDKRLLNLQIYKLLQCVHEKDKKQIENLIQKGFPDLINYTEPKEGYSALHVATMKNDIEMCRFLLEHGASPNVHDNMGCTPAMKAAEQGFEAILELLATAKADMTAGDNEGKGVLFYCLVPTVRHTHCLEIALDYGADVNSCTTTGRSLLLEACENAHEVKDMCLIFLEKGADPHARDPCERSVLPQATGRTAVMEAAREGAADVVLALLQRGANVNLFDFDRHSAAHFAAKGGFLEILAIISGYGADLKLVAMSGNTPLHYAAEGGFTDCCRYIGQRGCDPTWTNLLKLTARDVAKGGGFKAAVTVLRKAEKAARKPDKTLDWYLKVYDWSLQHEEAIRKEFEIDEEDEGIVSKRDFMAVIRKHWGTVDQEQIEILARKHEVSSDKISLDDFFKGSRYLQKNFLLSSFGPKPKKKKKPPRRRGKKGLPVPVCVVPQSERPLREDGLPTYMVEAVPTIPEEQRLKRALHAAHPVFDDRAWYMEEPSKTLMDINYLVREGDFVSLQRAFDQGVPVDMKDIYYKTPLMVACASGNIVLVEFLLEKGADVNATDNFRWTPLHHACYNGHLDIAELLVKAGAAVNAPSIGEATPLMRAVEACRLDMVYFLITAGADVEALNSNGRSALDLAEIFEDAAIIELLENQLKILAEEREKEEAKQAKQSKGGKPKPPEPPKSVKTESPDGSPPPEEEAVPEKPKSSRKDSSAYWQSLAPREDKNDISFRPRKIWSPDATAMQLAEQRVLLSERAALCGHMADFTTLFNRKFEK, encoded by the exons ATGGCGGCCGCTGAAGCGGGCGACGGTCCGGCTGCGGCCGCTGAGGAAGGCGAGGGTCCGGCTGCGGCCGCTGAGAGTCCGGCGGCGGCCGCTGAGGCGGGCGAGGGTCCGGCTGAGGCCACCGAGGGTCCGGCGGCGGCCGCTGAGGAAGGCGAGGGTCCGGCAGCGGCCGCCGAGGGTCCGGCAGCGGCCGCTAAGGCGGGCGAGGGTTCGGATGCTGCCGCTGAG GCGGGCGAGGGTCCGGATGCTGCCGCTGAGGGACCGGCAGCGACCGCCGAGAGTCCGGCTGCTGCCGCTGAGGGACCGGCAGCGACCGCCGAGGGTCCGGCTGCAGCCGCTAAGGCGGGCGAGGGTCCGGATGCTGCCGCTGAGGCGGGCGAGGGTTCGGCGGCGACCCCCGAGCCCTCAGCGCCCTCCCCCTCAG AAAGTATTtccttgaaaaaagaaaatcgtCCCTATCCTGGGATGCTACCAGTAGATAAGAGGCTTCTAAACTTACAGATCTACAAACTTCTACAGTGTGTTCACGAGAAAGACAAGAAGCAAATAGAAAACCTGATCCAGAAGGGGTTCCCAGATCTGATTAATTACACAGAGCCCAAGGAAGGATACAGTGCCTTGCACGTGGCCACCATGAAGAACGACATTGAGATGTGCCGCTTCCTGCTGGAGCACGGAGCGAGCCCCAACGTCCACGACAACATGGGGTGCACGCCAGCCATGAAggcagctgagcagggctttgAGGCCATTCTGGAACTACTAGCAACAGCTAAAGCAGACATGACTGCTGGGGATAATGAAGGGAAAG GTGTTTTGTTTTACTGCCTTGTACCTACAGTTCGCCATACCCACTGCCTGGAGATTGCCTTGGATTATGGTGCAGATGTCAACAGCTGTACCACGACTGGGAGGTCTCTGCTTCTAGAAGCCTGTGAGAATGCTCATGAGGTTAAAGATATGTGCCTCATTTTCTTGGAGAAAGGAGCAGATCCCCATGCAAGAGACCCG TGCGAGCGCTCTGTGCTGCCGCAGGCCACGGGGCGCACGGCGGTGATGGAGGCGGCTCGCGAGGGCGCGGCAGACGtggtgctggctctgctgcagcggGGAGCCAACGTGAACCTCTTCGACTTCGACAGACACAGCGCTGCGCACTTTGCGGCCAAAGGAGGCTTCCTTGAG ATTCTGGCGATTATTTCAGGTTATGGTGCAGACTTGAAACTGGTTGCTATGAGTGGTAACACACCACTTCATTATGCTGCAGAGGGAGGATTTACAGACTGCTGCAGGTATATAGGACAAAGAG GCTGTGATCCTACATGGACCAACTTGTTAAAGCTGACCGCAAGGGATGTTGCCAAGGGCGGTGGGTTCAAAGCAGCAGTAACAGTGCTGCGCAAAGCTGAAAAAGCCGCAAGGAAGCCAGATAAGACCCTTGACTGGTACCTGAAGGTGTACGACTGGTCCCTGCAGCACGAGGAAGCCATCCGCAAGGAGTTTGAGATTGATGAGGAAGACGAGGGGATAGTATCCAAAAGGGATTTCATGGCAGTCATTCGGAAGCACTGGGGCACCGTGGATCAGGAACAAATAGAAATTCTTGCTAGAAAGCATGAAGTATCTTCTGACAAGATCAGCCtggatgatttttttaaaggctcAAGATACCTGCAGAAAAATTTTCTGCTCTCATCCTTTGGGCCCAAaccaaagaagaagaagaagccaCCGAGAAGGAGAGGCAAGAAAGGCCTCCCTGTGCCAGTGTGCGTGGTGCCCCAGAGTGAACGCCCCCTCAGGGAAGATGGCCTCCCTACCTACATGGTGGAGGCTGTCCCCACCATCCCCGAGGAGCAGCGATTGAAACGCGCCCTCCACGCCGCCCACCCCGTGTTCGATGACCGTGCCTGGTACATGGAGGAGCCCAGTAAAACCCTCATGGATATCAACTACCTGGTCAGAGAAGGAGACTTTGTGTCTCTGCAGAGAGCCTTCGACCAGGGCGTGCCAGTAGACATGAAAGATATATATTACAAAACACCTTTGATGGTTGCATGTGCAAGTGGCAACATAGTTCTTGTGGAGTTTCTTCTGGAAAAGGG GGCTGATGTGAATGCAACAGACAACTTCCGGTGGACCCCTCTGCACCATGCCTGCTACAACGGACACCTGGACATCGCGGAGCTGCTGGTGAAGGCTGGAGCAGCCGTCAATGCCCCGTCCATAGGCGAGGCCACCCCGCTGATGAGAGCCGTTGAGGCCTGCAGGCTGGACATGGTCTATTTCTTAATCACTGCAGGTGCTGACGTCGAGGCTTTAAACAGCAATG gaaGGAGTGCTCTTGATCTTGCTGAAATATTTGAAGATGCTGCAATAATTGAACTGCTTGAAAATCAACTGAAAATTTTGGCAGAAGAACgagaaaaagaagaagcaaagcaagcaaagcaaagcaaaggtgGGAAGCCAAAACCACCAGAGCCACCGAAATCTGTGAAAACAGAG TCTCCAGATGGATCTCCGCCACCTGAGGAAGAAGCTGTTCCTGAAAAGCCAAAGAGTTCCCGTAAGGACAGTTCTGCTTATTGGCAATCCTTGGCACCGAGAGAAGACAAAAATGACATCTCCTTCAGACCCAGGAAA ATATGGAGCCCTGATGCCACAGCAATGCAGCTTGCAGAACAGCGAGTATTGCTCAGTGAACGCGCTGCTCTTTGTGGTCACATGGCAGATTTTACAACCCTCTTCAATAGAAAATTTGAGAAATAA
- the ANKEF1 gene encoding ankyrin repeat and EF-hand domain-containing protein 1 isoform X7 has product MAAAEAGDGPAAAAEEGEGPAAAAESPAAAAEAGEGPAEATEGPAAAAEEGEGPAAAAEGPAAAAKAGEGSDAAAEAGEGSDAAAEAGEGPDAAAEAGEGPDAAAEGPAATAESPAAAAEGPAATAEGPAAAAKAGEGPDAAAEAGEGSAATPEPSAPSPSESISLKKENRPYPGMLPVDKRLLNLQIYKLLQCVHEKDKKQIENLIQKGFPDLINYTEPKEGYSALHVATMKNDIEMCRFLLEHGASPNVHDNMGCTPAMKAAEQGFEAILELLATAKADMTAGDNEGKGVLFYCLVPTVRHTHCLEIALDYGADVNSCTTTGRSLLLEACENAHEVKDMCLIFLEKGADPHARDPCERSVLPQATGRTAVMEAAREGAADVVLALLQRGANVNLFDFDRHSAAHFAAKGGFLEILAIISGYGADLKLVAMSGNTPLHYAAEGGFTDCCRYIGQRGCDPTWTNLLKLTARDVAKGGGFKAAVTVLRKAEKAARKPDKTLDWYLKVYDWSLQHEEAIRKEFEIDEEDEGIVSKRDFMAVIRKHWGTVDQEQIEILARKHEVSSDKISLDDFFKGSRYLQKNFLLSSFGPKPKKKKKPPRRRGKKGLPVPVCVVPQSERPLREDGLPTYMVEAVPTIPEEQRLKRALHAAHPVFDDRAWYMEEPSKTLMDINYLVREGDFVSLQRAFDQGVPVDMKDIYYKTPLMVACASGNIVLVEFLLEKGADVNATDNFRWTPLHHACYNGHLDIAELLVKAGAAVNAPSIGEATPLMRAVEACRLDMVYFLITAGADVEALNSNGRSALDLAEIFEDAAIIELLENQLKILAEEREKEEAKQAKQSKVSRWISAT; this is encoded by the exons ATGGCGGCCGCTGAAGCGGGCGACGGTCCGGCTGCGGCCGCTGAGGAAGGCGAGGGTCCGGCTGCGGCCGCTGAGAGTCCGGCGGCGGCCGCTGAGGCGGGCGAGGGTCCGGCTGAGGCCACCGAGGGTCCGGCGGCGGCCGCTGAGGAAGGCGAGGGTCCGGCAGCGGCCGCCGAGGGTCCGGCAGCGGCCGCTAAGGCGGGCGAGGGTTCGGATGCTGCCGCTGAGGCGGGCGAGGGTTCGGATGCTGCCGCTGAGGCGGGCGAGGGTCCGGATGCTGCCGCTGAGGCGGGCGAGGGTCCGGATGCTGCCGCTGAGGGACCGGCAGCGACCGCCGAGAGTCCGGCTGCTGCCGCTGAGGGACCGGCAGCGACCGCCGAGGGTCCGGCTGCAGCCGCTAAGGCGGGCGAGGGTCCGGATGCTGCCGCTGAGGCGGGCGAGGGTTCGGCGGCGACCCCCGAGCCCTCAGCGCCCTCCCCCTCAG AAAGTATTtccttgaaaaaagaaaatcgtCCCTATCCTGGGATGCTACCAGTAGATAAGAGGCTTCTAAACTTACAGATCTACAAACTTCTACAGTGTGTTCACGAGAAAGACAAGAAGCAAATAGAAAACCTGATCCAGAAGGGGTTCCCAGATCTGATTAATTACACAGAGCCCAAGGAAGGATACAGTGCCTTGCACGTGGCCACCATGAAGAACGACATTGAGATGTGCCGCTTCCTGCTGGAGCACGGAGCGAGCCCCAACGTCCACGACAACATGGGGTGCACGCCAGCCATGAAggcagctgagcagggctttgAGGCCATTCTGGAACTACTAGCAACAGCTAAAGCAGACATGACTGCTGGGGATAATGAAGGGAAAG GTGTTTTGTTTTACTGCCTTGTACCTACAGTTCGCCATACCCACTGCCTGGAGATTGCCTTGGATTATGGTGCAGATGTCAACAGCTGTACCACGACTGGGAGGTCTCTGCTTCTAGAAGCCTGTGAGAATGCTCATGAGGTTAAAGATATGTGCCTCATTTTCTTGGAGAAAGGAGCAGATCCCCATGCAAGAGACCCG TGCGAGCGCTCTGTGCTGCCGCAGGCCACGGGGCGCACGGCGGTGATGGAGGCGGCTCGCGAGGGCGCGGCAGACGtggtgctggctctgctgcagcggGGAGCCAACGTGAACCTCTTCGACTTCGACAGACACAGCGCTGCGCACTTTGCGGCCAAAGGAGGCTTCCTTGAG ATTCTGGCGATTATTTCAGGTTATGGTGCAGACTTGAAACTGGTTGCTATGAGTGGTAACACACCACTTCATTATGCTGCAGAGGGAGGATTTACAGACTGCTGCAGGTATATAGGACAAAGAG GCTGTGATCCTACATGGACCAACTTGTTAAAGCTGACCGCAAGGGATGTTGCCAAGGGCGGTGGGTTCAAAGCAGCAGTAACAGTGCTGCGCAAAGCTGAAAAAGCCGCAAGGAAGCCAGATAAGACCCTTGACTGGTACCTGAAGGTGTACGACTGGTCCCTGCAGCACGAGGAAGCCATCCGCAAGGAGTTTGAGATTGATGAGGAAGACGAGGGGATAGTATCCAAAAGGGATTTCATGGCAGTCATTCGGAAGCACTGGGGCACCGTGGATCAGGAACAAATAGAAATTCTTGCTAGAAAGCATGAAGTATCTTCTGACAAGATCAGCCtggatgatttttttaaaggctcAAGATACCTGCAGAAAAATTTTCTGCTCTCATCCTTTGGGCCCAAaccaaagaagaagaagaagccaCCGAGAAGGAGAGGCAAGAAAGGCCTCCCTGTGCCAGTGTGCGTGGTGCCCCAGAGTGAACGCCCCCTCAGGGAAGATGGCCTCCCTACCTACATGGTGGAGGCTGTCCCCACCATCCCCGAGGAGCAGCGATTGAAACGCGCCCTCCACGCCGCCCACCCCGTGTTCGATGACCGTGCCTGGTACATGGAGGAGCCCAGTAAAACCCTCATGGATATCAACTACCTGGTCAGAGAAGGAGACTTTGTGTCTCTGCAGAGAGCCTTCGACCAGGGCGTGCCAGTAGACATGAAAGATATATATTACAAAACACCTTTGATGGTTGCATGTGCAAGTGGCAACATAGTTCTTGTGGAGTTTCTTCTGGAAAAGGG GGCTGATGTGAATGCAACAGACAACTTCCGGTGGACCCCTCTGCACCATGCCTGCTACAACGGACACCTGGACATCGCGGAGCTGCTGGTGAAGGCTGGAGCAGCCGTCAATGCCCCGTCCATAGGCGAGGCCACCCCGCTGATGAGAGCCGTTGAGGCCTGCAGGCTGGACATGGTCTATTTCTTAATCACTGCAGGTGCTGACGTCGAGGCTTTAAACAGCAATG gaaGGAGTGCTCTTGATCTTGCTGAAATATTTGAAGATGCTGCAATAATTGAACTGCTTGAAAATCAACTGAAAATTTTGGCAGAAGAACgagaaaaagaagaagcaaagcaagcaaagcaaagcaaag TCTCCAGATGGATCTCCGCCACCTGA